The Deinococcus koreensis genome window below encodes:
- a CDS encoding MDR family MFS transporter produces MTAPVPALPPAISPEVRRLATAGLVIGVFLAALEASVVATAMPSVIQDLGGERLYALPFAVYLLTSTVSSPLWGRASDIVGRRRLYLWGVVIFLVGSALCGLSQGMGGLIAARALQGIGAGALLPLTLTMVGELYTLAERSRVQSFISGVWGVSGLLGPLLGGWLTETLSWRWTFYSCLPFGVAALAIALRSLPETGRPRPARLDWFGAGLFTLGSALVVWGLEQRQWALVGLGAVTLIAAVLVERRHPDPLLPMRALRERLPRVAFAGNLLGGAAYFGVIAYLPLYAQGVSGGGATAAGVILTPMLVGWTLTAIVTARLVRTVPLARIAQAGFLVLVVMFAALIFAVHAPLWVTSVLGFAVGTGMGFAMLSLLLAAQEGSPREELGAVTSGVLFARQMGGALGVALMALLIGAGAIQTGGYDLAEGLRRAYILALGMVGVAFALSLLLRIVPASQSGRASERAATVE; encoded by the coding sequence ATGACCGCGCCCGTCCCCGCCTTGCCTCCCGCCATCTCCCCAGAGGTGCGCCGACTGGCGACGGCCGGCCTGGTGATCGGCGTGTTTCTGGCGGCGCTGGAGGCCAGCGTGGTCGCCACCGCCATGCCCAGCGTGATCCAGGATCTGGGCGGCGAGCGGCTGTACGCCCTGCCGTTCGCGGTGTATCTGCTGACCAGCACGGTCTCCAGCCCGCTGTGGGGACGTGCCTCGGACATCGTGGGCCGGCGGCGGCTCTACCTCTGGGGCGTGGTGATCTTCCTGGTGGGCAGCGCCCTGTGCGGGCTGAGCCAGGGCATGGGCGGCCTGATCGCGGCCCGCGCGCTGCAGGGCATCGGGGCCGGGGCGCTGCTGCCCCTCACGCTGACCATGGTCGGCGAGCTGTACACGCTGGCCGAGCGCAGCCGCGTGCAGAGCTTCATCTCCGGCGTGTGGGGGGTGTCGGGGCTGCTGGGGCCGCTGCTGGGCGGCTGGCTCACCGAAACGCTGTCGTGGCGCTGGACGTTCTATTCGTGTCTGCCCTTCGGCGTGGCGGCCCTGGCCATCGCCCTGCGCTCGCTGCCCGAGACCGGCCGCCCCCGCCCGGCGCGGCTCGACTGGTTCGGCGCCGGGCTGTTCACGCTGGGCAGCGCTCTGGTCGTCTGGGGCCTGGAGCAGCGGCAGTGGGCCCTGGTGGGCCTGGGCGCCGTGACCCTGATCGCGGCCGTATTGGTCGAGCGCCGCCACCCCGATCCGCTGCTGCCCATGCGCGCCCTCAGGGAGCGCCTGCCGCGTGTGGCCTTTGCGGGCAACCTGCTGGGCGGGGCCGCCTACTTCGGCGTGATCGCCTACCTGCCTCTCTATGCCCAGGGCGTCAGCGGCGGGGGCGCCACGGCGGCCGGCGTGATCCTGACCCCCATGCTGGTGGGCTGGACGCTCACCGCCATCGTCACCGCCCGGCTGGTCAGAACCGTGCCGCTGGCGCGCATCGCCCAGGCCGGCTTTCTGGTGCTGGTGGTCATGTTCGCGGCATTGATCTTCGCGGTGCACGCGCCGTTGTGGGTGACCTCCGTCCTGGGCTTCGCGGTCGGCACCGGCATGGGCTTTGCCATGCTCAGCCTGCTGCTGGCCGCGCAGGAGGGCTCCCCGCGCGAGGAGCTGGGCGCCGTGACCAGCGGCGTGCTCTTCGCCCGCCAGATGGGCGGCGCCCTGGGCGTGGCGCTGATGGCCCTGCTGATCGGCGCGGGCGCCATCCAGACCGGGGGCTACGACCTGGCCGAGGGGCTGCGCCGGGCGTACATCCTGGCGCTGGGCATGGTGGGCGTGGCCTTCGCCCTGAGCCTGCTCCTGCGGATCGTCCCCGCCAGCCAGAGCGGCCGGGCGAGCGAGAGGGCAGCGACGGTGGAGTGA
- a CDS encoding aldo/keto reductase: MTMHQRKLGRTGLNVSEIGYGAWGIGGKQWIGADDDTSLQALRRYLDLGGNFIDTALAYADGHSEELVGQVARERGGVIVATKIPPKNGQWPAAPGASADDAFPGDYVIECTERSLKNLGMERVDVQQFHVWNDSWLGQGDWQDAVQKLKKDGKVGHFGVSINDHQPENAIKAIEAGVLETVQVIYNVFDQTPQDRLLDACQAHGVGVIVRVALDEGALSGHITPETVFDKDDFRNSYFGGDRKAELQPRLRAIESDLGIGTDDLAATSLRFVLSHPAVSTVIVGMRSIRNVERNAALADGAGLPPEQLQKLYAHRWDRNWYTPAK, translated from the coding sequence ATGACCATGCACCAACGGAAGCTCGGCCGCACCGGCCTGAACGTCAGCGAGATCGGCTACGGCGCCTGGGGCATCGGCGGCAAGCAGTGGATCGGCGCCGACGACGACACGTCGCTGCAGGCCTTGCGCCGCTACCTCGACCTGGGCGGCAACTTCATCGACACGGCCCTCGCCTACGCGGACGGCCACTCGGAGGAACTGGTCGGGCAGGTTGCGCGTGAGCGGGGCGGCGTGATCGTCGCCACCAAGATTCCCCCGAAAAACGGCCAGTGGCCCGCCGCTCCGGGCGCCAGCGCCGACGACGCCTTCCCCGGCGACTACGTGATCGAGTGCACCGAGCGCAGCCTGAAGAACCTGGGCATGGAGCGCGTGGACGTGCAGCAGTTCCACGTCTGGAACGACTCCTGGCTGGGTCAGGGCGACTGGCAGGACGCCGTGCAGAAGCTCAAGAAGGACGGCAAGGTCGGCCACTTCGGCGTGTCCATCAACGACCACCAGCCCGAGAACGCCATCAAGGCCATCGAGGCCGGGGTGCTGGAGACCGTGCAGGTCATCTACAACGTCTTCGACCAGACGCCGCAGGATCGCCTGCTGGACGCCTGCCAGGCGCACGGCGTCGGCGTGATCGTGCGCGTGGCGCTGGATGAGGGAGCGCTGAGCGGGCACATCACGCCCGAGACGGTCTTCGACAAGGACGACTTCCGCAACAGCTACTTCGGCGGCGACCGCAAGGCCGAGCTGCAGCCGAGGTTGCGCGCCATCGAGAGCGACCTGGGCATCGGCACCGACGACCTGGCCGCGACCAGCCTGCGCTTCGTGCTCTCGCACCCGGCGGTGTCCACCGTGATCGTGGGGATGCGGTCGATCCGCAACGTGGAGCGCAACGCCGCCCTGGCCGACGGCGCGGGCCTGCCGCCCGAGCAGCTGCAGAAGCTGTACGCCCACCGCTGGGATCGGAACTGGTACACGCCGGCGAAGTGA
- the recG gene encoding ATP-dependent DNA helicase RecG → MATVAELRERLRRPLAAELASGCQNRVVAGGVDKLLASPLGNPFPGVREALSGYAQKAEDARGEALRTALSLLDGAASPPPSAPRKAPTRQAVPTAAPGERLPADAEVARLDTGPGGARKLQSLGLHTLRDVLHAYPHRHEDRRALPDLNEVEEGQKVTVEGKVVAKSRRSPRPGMLVIDVTLETPSGGRVKATWFNQPWVEKQLREGARLVLTGRVKKFGRSVQLGVEHLETVENAQDSLSTGRIVGVYDSKDGISQEFLRRAAYRALQAVPQGDYLPTHWRQKYGVTDLSDALWGIHLPSDEAHLSRANARLRFDEYLFLELRMLLQGEDAVLQGKRFQASGSDISTFEGALPFRFTNAQRRVLLEITDDMRSDQQMARLVQGDVGSGKTAVAACALYLAVRDGYQGALMAPTEILARQHYTNLLGYLGQLDVRVGLLIGAMTAKAKLEMQTRIAQGEVDVVVGTQALIQENVRFDNLGLAVVDEEHRFGVQQRRKLLAGRPDVLVMSATPIPRSLALTAYGDLELSIIDELPPGRTPIETKLLQDTHRQQAYGFVMGRIRQGEQAFVVTALIEESDTLELLAATQLAADLKVILPEARIDLLHGKMSAAEKDHVMNRFRAREFDILVSTTVIEVGVDVPNASVMVIENAERFGLSQLHQLRGRVGRGTAKSYCVLIAGEHSQKTRKRLKIIEGSTDGFVIAEADLKLRGPGELRGTRQSGIPDLRLADLANDTEIIEQARELAKHILAHDPRLEHPRLQYLRSELQNRSQSVAYREVI, encoded by the coding sequence ATGGCGACGGTGGCGGAACTGCGTGAGCGACTTCGGCGACCCCTCGCCGCCGAGCTGGCGTCGGGCTGTCAGAACCGCGTGGTGGCGGGCGGCGTGGACAAGCTGCTGGCCTCGCCCCTGGGCAACCCCTTCCCGGGAGTGCGCGAGGCCCTGAGCGGCTACGCCCAGAAGGCCGAGGACGCGCGCGGCGAGGCCCTGCGAACCGCGCTGTCTCTGCTGGACGGAGCGGCGTCGCCCCCGCCCAGCGCGCCGAGGAAGGCCCCGACCCGGCAGGCGGTGCCCACCGCGGCTCCCGGCGAACGCCTGCCCGCGGACGCCGAGGTCGCGCGGCTGGACACCGGCCCCGGCGGCGCGCGCAAGCTCCAGTCGCTGGGCCTGCACACCCTGCGCGACGTGCTGCACGCCTACCCTCACCGCCACGAAGACCGCCGCGCGCTGCCCGATCTGAACGAAGTCGAGGAGGGCCAGAAGGTCACGGTGGAGGGGAAAGTGGTCGCCAAGTCGCGCCGCTCGCCCAGGCCCGGCATGCTGGTCATCGACGTGACGCTGGAAACGCCCTCGGGCGGGCGGGTCAAGGCGACCTGGTTCAACCAGCCCTGGGTGGAAAAGCAGCTGCGCGAGGGCGCCCGGCTGGTGCTGACCGGGCGGGTCAAGAAGTTCGGCCGCTCCGTGCAGCTGGGCGTGGAGCACCTGGAAACGGTCGAGAACGCCCAGGACTCGCTGAGCACGGGCCGGATCGTGGGCGTCTACGACTCCAAGGACGGCATCTCGCAGGAGTTCCTGCGCCGCGCGGCGTACCGGGCGCTGCAGGCCGTGCCGCAGGGCGACTATCTGCCCACCCACTGGCGCCAGAAATATGGCGTGACCGACCTGAGCGACGCCCTGTGGGGCATCCACCTGCCTTCCGACGAGGCGCACCTGAGCCGCGCGAACGCCCGCCTGCGCTTCGACGAATACCTCTTTCTGGAACTGCGAATGCTGCTGCAGGGCGAGGACGCCGTGCTGCAGGGCAAGCGCTTCCAGGCGTCGGGGAGCGATATCAGTACCTTCGAAGGCGCCCTCCCCTTCCGGTTCACGAACGCCCAGCGGCGGGTGCTGCTGGAGATCACCGACGACATGCGCAGCGACCAGCAGATGGCGCGGCTGGTGCAGGGCGACGTGGGCTCGGGCAAGACGGCGGTGGCCGCCTGCGCCCTGTACCTTGCGGTGCGCGACGGCTACCAGGGCGCATTGATGGCCCCCACCGAGATCCTGGCGCGGCAGCACTACACCAACCTGCTGGGCTACCTGGGTCAGCTGGACGTGCGGGTGGGCCTGCTGATCGGCGCGATGACCGCGAAAGCCAAGCTGGAGATGCAGACCCGCATCGCGCAGGGCGAGGTGGACGTGGTGGTGGGCACCCAGGCGCTGATCCAGGAGAACGTGCGCTTCGACAATCTGGGGCTGGCCGTGGTGGACGAGGAGCACCGCTTCGGCGTGCAGCAGCGGCGCAAACTCCTCGCCGGGCGTCCGGACGTGCTGGTCATGTCGGCCACGCCGATTCCGCGCTCGCTGGCGCTGACCGCCTACGGCGACCTGGAACTGAGCATCATCGACGAGCTGCCACCGGGGCGCACGCCCATCGAGACCAAGCTGCTGCAGGACACGCACCGCCAGCAGGCCTACGGCTTCGTCATGGGCCGCATCCGCCAGGGCGAGCAGGCGTTCGTGGTCACCGCGCTGATCGAGGAGTCCGACACGCTGGAACTGCTGGCCGCCACGCAGCTCGCCGCAGACCTCAAGGTCATCCTGCCCGAAGCCCGCATCGACCTGCTGCACGGCAAGATGAGCGCTGCCGAGAAGGATCACGTCATGAACCGCTTCCGCGCCCGCGAGTTCGACATCCTGGTCTCGACCACCGTCATCGAGGTCGGCGTGGACGTGCCCAACGCCTCGGTGATGGTCATCGAGAACGCCGAGCGCTTCGGCCTCTCGCAGCTCCACCAGCTGCGGGGCCGGGTCGGACGCGGCACCGCCAAGAGTTACTGCGTGCTGATCGCGGGCGAGCACTCGCAGAAGACCCGCAAGCGGCTCAAGATCATCGAGGGCAGCACCGACGGTTTTGTTATCGCCGAGGCCGACCTGAAACTGCGGGGCCCCGGCGAGCTGCGCGGCACCCGCCAGAGCGGCATCCCGGATCTGAGACTGGCCGACCTGGCGAACGACACCGAGATCATCGAACAGGCCCGCGAACTCGCCAAGCACATCCTGGCCCACGACCCCCGGCTGGAGCACCCGAGGTTGCAGTACCTGCGGAGCGAACTGCAGAACCGCTCCCAGAGCGTGGCGTACAGAGAGGTGATCTGA
- a CDS encoding SDR family oxidoreductase, whose protein sequence is MTEPTATTSTATPSTALSTRRLDGRVVLVTGATNGIGLEAARELSRRGAQVTIVGRDPGKTRRVAGEIGAAGTLIADLAELSEVRRAAAEFRERGDTLDVLLNNAGALFNTRQETREGIERTWALNHLSPFLLTRELLPLLRRGHAPRVVTVSSAAHAMGRIRFDDPEFRRGYSGWAAYAQSKLANILFTRELARREAWLQANSLHPGMVASGFGSHQGGLFSGIYRIIDRFALSAVQGAQTSIHLAADPLEDSGLYFEKSRRATPRPQALDDSAALRLWQLSEAYVDRPSAGQGVSPSPSDAASP, encoded by the coding sequence ATGACCGAGCCCACCGCCACGACATCCACAGCCACACCATCCACAGCGCTCTCCACACGACGCCTGGACGGCCGGGTGGTGCTGGTCACCGGCGCCACGAACGGCATCGGCCTGGAGGCGGCGCGCGAGCTCTCTCGGCGCGGCGCCCAGGTCACCATCGTCGGCCGTGACCCAGGCAAGACCCGGCGGGTGGCCGGGGAGATCGGCGCGGCGGGCACGCTGATCGCCGACCTGGCGGAACTCTCCGAGGTGCGCCGGGCGGCGGCCGAGTTCCGGGAACGCGGGGATACCCTGGACGTGCTGCTGAACAATGCCGGGGCACTGTTCAATACCCGCCAGGAGACGCGCGAGGGCATCGAGCGCACCTGGGCGCTCAACCACCTCTCGCCCTTCCTGCTGACCCGTGAGCTGCTGCCCCTGCTGCGGCGCGGGCACGCGCCACGGGTGGTCACGGTGTCGTCGGCGGCGCACGCGATGGGCCGCATCCGCTTCGACGACCCGGAGTTCCGGCGCGGCTACAGCGGCTGGGCGGCCTACGCCCAGAGCAAGCTGGCGAACATCCTGTTCACGCGGGAACTCGCGCGGCGTGAGGCGTGGCTCCAGGCCAACAGCCTGCACCCCGGCATGGTCGCCAGCGGCTTCGGCAGCCACCAGGGGGGCCTGTTCAGCGGCATCTACAGGATCATCGACCGCTTCGCCCTGAGCGCCGTGCAGGGCGCCCAGACCAGCATCCACCTCGCCGCCGACCCGCTGGAGGACAGCGGCCTGTACTTCGAGAAGTCCCGCCGGGCCACTCCCAGACCGCAGGCGCTCGACGACAGCGCGGCGCTGCGTCTGTGGCAGCTCAGCGAGGCCTACGTGGATCGCCCCTCAGCGGGACAGGGCGTGTCGCCTTCACCGTCGGACGCGGCCTCCCCGTAG
- the cax gene encoding calcium/proton exchanger, with protein sequence MACGLDKPGLIPWSPARPDNAAEVTIVKWLNILLVFLPVAVFLEVTGGNPTLIFISACLAILPLAGIMGSATEQLAVRAGSTVGGLLNATFGNATELIIAFFALQAGKLEVVKASIIGSILGNLLLVMGLAVFLGGLKYKEQKFNLKSASTIASLLTISLIALSIPTIFDYAARAVAPERVAQLDVNLSDATAVVLIIMYIAYIFFTLRTHKDILSTSDDEGARDEHDGPLWSVPLAVGVLAGATIGVAFMSEFLVGTLEAATATLGLTEFFVGLILIPIIGNAAEHAAAVMFALKNKMDLSMTISLGSTVQVALLVAPLLVLAGLIVGKPMNLVVTPLELISIGAAVLIGNSVVRDGETNWLEGILLLGVYVILAFAVFFYPVA encoded by the coding sequence GTGGCCTGCGGGCTTGATAAACCCGGCCTCATCCCGTGGTCGCCGGCCCGTCCGGATAATGCTGCAGAGGTCACCATCGTGAAATGGTTGAACATCCTGCTCGTCTTTCTGCCCGTCGCCGTCTTTCTGGAGGTCACGGGTGGCAACCCCACGCTGATCTTCATCAGCGCCTGTCTGGCGATCCTGCCGCTGGCCGGGATCATGGGGAGCGCCACCGAACAGCTCGCGGTGCGCGCCGGCAGCACGGTGGGCGGCCTGCTGAACGCGACTTTCGGCAACGCGACCGAACTGATCATCGCGTTCTTCGCGCTGCAGGCGGGCAAGCTGGAGGTCGTGAAGGCCAGCATCATCGGCTCGATCCTGGGGAACCTGCTGCTGGTGATGGGCCTGGCGGTGTTCCTGGGCGGGCTCAAGTACAAGGAGCAGAAGTTCAACCTGAAGTCGGCCAGCACCATCGCCAGCCTGCTCACCATCAGCCTGATCGCGCTGAGCATCCCGACCATCTTCGACTACGCCGCCCGCGCGGTGGCCCCCGAACGGGTCGCGCAGCTCGACGTGAACCTCAGCGACGCCACGGCGGTCGTGCTGATCATCATGTACATCGCGTACATCTTCTTCACCCTGCGAACCCACAAGGACATCCTGAGCACCTCCGACGACGAGGGCGCCCGCGACGAGCACGACGGCCCGCTGTGGAGCGTGCCGCTGGCCGTGGGGGTGCTGGCCGGCGCCACCATCGGCGTGGCGTTCATGTCGGAGTTCCTGGTCGGCACGCTGGAGGCCGCCACCGCGACCCTTGGCCTGACCGAGTTCTTCGTCGGCCTGATCCTCATTCCGATCATCGGCAACGCCGCCGAGCACGCAGCCGCCGTGATGTTCGCGCTGAAGAACAAGATGGATCTGTCCATGACGATCTCGCTGGGCTCGACGGTGCAGGTCGCGCTGCTGGTGGCGCCGCTGCTCGTGCTGGCGGGGCTGATCGTGGGCAAACCCATGAATCTGGTGGTCACGCCGCTGGAACTGATCTCCATCGGTGCCGCCGTGCTGATCGGCAACTCGGTGGTGCGGGACGGCGAGACGAACTGGCTGGAGGGGATCCTGCTGCTGGGCGTGTATGTGATCCTGGCGTTCGCGGTGTTCTTCTACCCGGTGGCGTGA
- a CDS encoding deoxyguanosinetriphosphate triphosphohydrolase, which translates to MVTRAQLEAREAATLAPYATLSGQSRGREHPEPESASRTAFQKDRDRVLHTTAFRRLEAKTQVFLNASGDHYRTRLTHTLEVQQVARSVALNLGLNETLAETIALAHDLGHPPFGHAGERVLNALMAEYGGFDHNAQARRIVTRLEHRRPDLPGLNLTLDVLDGLNKHDRAELQRPSLEAQVVDAADALAYTAHDLDDGLRSGLITPAALAGLPLWRELTRRAGVDALRVSDRERRHLHRELLGWLITDLTAASDAAIRDSGVQTAAQAQARPEPLITYSPDVRALLRETSTFLREQLYRHWRVEMQVEQATRVLTTLFQALVARPSMLPPQYREWAQGSGVERAVCDYVAGMTDRYALEIHAGLTPPAGSVPWLR; encoded by the coding sequence ATGGTGACCCGCGCCCAACTCGAAGCCCGTGAGGCGGCCACCCTGGCGCCCTACGCCACCCTGAGCGGCCAATCGCGGGGCCGCGAGCATCCGGAACCTGAGAGCGCCAGCCGCACCGCCTTCCAGAAAGACCGCGACCGGGTGCTGCACACCACGGCGTTCCGGCGGCTGGAGGCCAAGACCCAGGTGTTCCTGAACGCTAGCGGCGATCACTACCGCACCCGCCTGACCCATACGCTGGAGGTGCAGCAGGTGGCGCGTTCGGTGGCGCTGAACCTGGGCCTGAACGAGACGCTGGCCGAGACCATCGCCCTGGCGCACGACCTGGGGCACCCCCCCTTCGGACACGCGGGCGAGCGCGTGCTCAACGCCCTGATGGCCGAGTATGGCGGCTTCGACCACAACGCCCAGGCCCGCCGTATCGTGACCCGGCTGGAGCACCGCCGCCCCGATCTGCCGGGGCTGAACCTCACGCTGGACGTGCTCGACGGGCTGAACAAGCACGACCGCGCGGAGCTGCAGCGGCCCAGCCTGGAGGCGCAGGTCGTGGACGCCGCCGACGCCCTGGCCTACACCGCCCACGACCTCGACGACGGGCTGCGCAGCGGGCTGATCACCCCCGCCGCCCTGGCCGGGCTGCCGCTGTGGCGGGAGCTGACCCGCCGGGCCGGGGTGGACGCCCTGCGCGTCAGCGACCGCGAGCGCCGCCACCTGCACCGCGAACTGCTGGGCTGGCTGATCACCGACTTGACGGCCGCCAGCGACGCGGCCATCCGGGACAGCGGGGTTCAGACGGCGGCCCAGGCGCAGGCCCGGCCGGAGCCCCTGATCACCTACAGCCCGGATGTCCGGGCGCTCCTGCGGGAGACCAGCACCTTCCTGCGCGAGCAGCTGTACCGCCACTGGCGCGTGGAGATGCAGGTCGAGCAGGCCACGCGGGTACTCACCACCCTGTTCCAGGCGCTGGTCGCGCGGCCGTCCATGCTGCCGCCGCAGTACCGCGAGTGGGCGCAGGGCAGCGGGGTCGAGCGGGCCGTGTGCGACTACGTTGCCGGCATGACCGACCGCTACGCCCTGGAGATCCACGCCGGCCTGACGCCCCCGGCCGGCAGCGTGCCCTGGCTGCGCTAG
- a CDS encoding DUF705 domain-containing protein — MIYVDVDETLVRNAGRARIPIPVAIRHVRALAEQGAELYCWSSGGAAYARESAREVGLEDVFTAFLPKPQVMLDDQPVDTWRRLVQVHPLSCEDQDVDTYRAALNRGCPAG; from the coding sequence GTGATCTACGTCGATGTGGACGAGACGCTTGTTCGCAACGCAGGCCGGGCGCGGATTCCCATTCCAGTCGCTATCCGACATGTGCGTGCCCTTGCTGAGCAGGGGGCGGAATTGTACTGCTGGAGTTCCGGCGGCGCCGCCTATGCGCGGGAGAGTGCGCGCGAGGTGGGCCTGGAGGACGTGTTCACGGCATTCCTGCCAAAACCCCAGGTCATGCTGGACGATCAACCCGTGGACACCTGGCGGCGGCTGGTGCAGGTTCACCCACTCTCCTGTGAAGATCAGGATGTAGACACGTATCGGGCAGCCCTGAACCGAGGCTGCCCAGCAGGGTAA
- a CDS encoding vWA domain-containing protein — MRGDVDTTFRTGRPRPVHLLAPLLLLGAAQAQSGPSSGPSYVQLILDASGSMFTRLEGGQTRIAAAQAVLTDFIGRLPDDPGLNVGLRLYGARTQAAESGACQDSELVLPMRGLARQELLGTVNQTRPRGATPIAYSLTQAAADFPTTPGRKLIVLVTDGQESCRGDLKASLDAFKARGIEVDLRIIGIDLDARAQQSFAGVGTFVNTRSVPELAAALGQAVGPVAASAPVKLPVTVTLTSGGAALASGPTVSFTAALGGASEAFGNAGGVYSAQVLPGAYTATVQTSSATQTFGGLTVSVGAPNRFTFDVTPVSGVSLKVEPAQPVAGGRVQISFSGAPASGTRNWITVARKTDPDPAYLDYKTVQGVSGQLDLTLPDDESEFEARYHLANPDGSTRVIGRSAPFTPKRATVSVTAPTTAAAGSTIQVGWTGPNNPGDYLTIVPIGAAPSAYTNYFYTRDANPGTLTVPTQPGDYEVRYNNDLSNRVLASAPIVLSANTYALQAPDSAVAGSVVEVRWTGPGNRPDYVTIVKTGAPVGTYLNYFYTRDGNPGKLKTPVEPGDYELRYSTEAASPNPTLATRPIKLTAASYGLQAPREGKPGASIQISWTGPNSPGEYVTIVKKGAPVGTYTVYFYTRNGNPGTLKLPAEPGEYEIRYSTEAASPNPTLFSVPITVK; from the coding sequence ATGAGGGGAGATGTCGACACCACCTTCCGGACTGGCCGACCACGGCCCGTACACCTGCTGGCGCCGCTGCTGCTGCTCGGCGCCGCCCAGGCCCAGAGCGGGCCCAGCAGCGGGCCCAGTTACGTTCAGCTGATTCTGGACGCCTCGGGCAGCATGTTCACGCGGCTGGAGGGCGGCCAGACCCGCATCGCGGCGGCTCAGGCGGTGCTCACCGACTTCATCGGCCGGCTGCCGGACGATCCCGGCCTGAACGTGGGGCTGCGCCTGTACGGCGCCCGCACCCAGGCGGCCGAGAGCGGCGCCTGTCAGGACAGCGAACTCGTGCTGCCCATGCGGGGGCTGGCCCGCCAGGAGCTGCTGGGCACCGTGAACCAGACCCGCCCCAGGGGCGCCACCCCGATCGCCTACTCGCTGACCCAGGCCGCCGCCGACTTTCCCACCACCCCCGGGCGCAAGCTGATCGTGCTCGTCACCGACGGCCAGGAGTCCTGCCGGGGCGACCTGAAAGCCTCGCTGGACGCCTTCAAGGCGCGCGGCATCGAGGTCGATCTGCGGATCATCGGCATCGACCTCGATGCGCGGGCCCAGCAGTCCTTCGCGGGCGTGGGCACCTTCGTGAACACCCGCTCGGTGCCCGAACTGGCGGCCGCGCTGGGGCAGGCCGTGGGGCCGGTCGCGGCCAGCGCCCCGGTGAAACTGCCCGTGACCGTGACCCTCACCTCTGGCGGCGCCGCGCTCGCCAGCGGCCCCACCGTGAGCTTCACGGCGGCCCTGGGTGGGGCCAGCGAGGCGTTCGGCAACGCGGGCGGCGTCTACAGCGCCCAGGTGCTGCCCGGCGCCTACACCGCGACCGTCCAGACCAGCTCGGCCACTCAGACATTCGGCGGCCTGACCGTCAGCGTGGGTGCGCCCAACCGCTTCACCTTCGACGTGACCCCCGTTTCAGGGGTGAGCCTGAAGGTGGAACCGGCCCAGCCCGTCGCGGGCGGGCGCGTGCAGATCAGCTTCAGCGGCGCACCCGCCAGCGGCACGCGGAACTGGATCACGGTGGCCCGCAAGACCGACCCCGACCCCGCCTACCTGGACTACAAGACCGTGCAGGGCGTCAGCGGCCAGCTCGACCTGACCCTCCCCGACGACGAGAGCGAGTTCGAGGCCCGCTATCACCTCGCCAATCCCGACGGCAGCACCCGCGTGATCGGCCGCAGCGCGCCGTTCACGCCCAAACGCGCCACGGTCAGCGTGACCGCCCCGACCACCGCCGCCGCCGGGAGCACCATCCAGGTCGGCTGGACGGGCCCCAACAACCCCGGCGACTACCTGACCATCGTGCCCATAGGGGCCGCGCCCAGCGCCTACACGAATTACTTCTATACGCGGGACGCCAACCCCGGCACCCTGACCGTGCCCACCCAGCCCGGCGATTACGAGGTGCGCTACAACAACGACCTCTCGAACCGCGTGCTCGCCAGCGCCCCCATCGTTCTGAGCGCCAACACCTACGCCCTGCAGGCGCCCGACTCCGCCGTGGCCGGCAGCGTGGTGGAGGTGAGGTGGACAGGCCCTGGCAACCGCCCAGACTACGTCACTATTGTGAAAACAGGCGCCCCGGTCGGCACCTACCTGAACTACTTCTACACCCGCGACGGCAACCCTGGCAAGCTGAAAACCCCGGTCGAACCCGGCGACTACGAACTGCGCTACTCCACCGAGGCCGCCAGCCCGAACCCGACCCTGGCGACCCGGCCGATCAAGCTGACGGCCGCCAGCTACGGCCTCCAGGCGCCGCGCGAGGGCAAACCCGGCGCCAGTATCCAGATCAGCTGGACAGGCCCGAACAGCCCCGGCGAGTACGTGACCATCGTCAAGAAGGGCGCGCCGGTCGGCACCTACACGGTCTATTTCTACACCCGTAACGGCAACCCCGGCACGCTGAAGCTGCCCGCTGAACCCGGCGAGTACGAGATCCGCTATTCCACCGAAGCGGCGAGCCCGAACCCGACCCTGTTCAGCGTGCCGATCACGGTGAAGTAG